The Novosphingobium terrae genome has a window encoding:
- the argJ gene encoding bifunctional glutamate N-acetyltransferase/amino-acid acetyltransferase ArgJ produces MSHAISPLASPFPALPAIAGATPRVARAQYKAWDRCDLTYVELAEGTAVAGVFTRNICCSSEVELGRQNVVQGHARALIVNAGNSNAFTGYRGREAVEQIMDQVAAHLGCTKEEVFVSSTGVIGVPLPKDKAQAGVAAALTAATCSWEDAANTIGTTDTFAKGATASAIVDGKTVNFSAIIKGSGMIAPDMATMLGYIFTDAAIQPAFLQKLLSQSADETFNCITVDSDTSTSDTVMAFATGKAGNDLIVDETTPGADAFAAALKDICRQLSHLVVKDGEGAQKFIAVTVSGAVSDASARKVGLAIANSPLVKTAIAGQDANWGRIVMAVGKAGEPADRDKLSIGFGGIWAAKDGQPLADYDEAPVAAHLRGTDIDITVDLGLGEGTATVWTCDLTHGYISINADYRS; encoded by the coding sequence ATGAGTCACGCCATCTCCCCGCTCGCCTCGCCCTTTCCTGCTTTGCCCGCGATTGCCGGGGCCACACCCCGCGTTGCCCGCGCGCAGTACAAGGCCTGGGACCGCTGCGACCTCACCTATGTCGAGCTGGCAGAAGGCACAGCCGTGGCAGGCGTGTTCACCCGCAACATCTGCTGCTCCTCCGAAGTCGAACTGGGGCGCCAGAATGTCGTTCAGGGCCATGCTCGGGCGCTGATCGTCAATGCGGGGAATTCCAATGCCTTCACCGGCTATCGCGGGCGTGAGGCGGTCGAGCAGATCATGGATCAGGTCGCCGCGCATCTGGGTTGCACGAAAGAGGAAGTCTTCGTCTCCTCCACCGGCGTGATCGGCGTGCCCCTGCCAAAGGACAAGGCGCAGGCAGGCGTGGCAGCAGCCCTCACCGCTGCCACCTGCTCGTGGGAGGATGCCGCCAACACCATCGGCACCACCGACACCTTTGCTAAGGGCGCCACCGCCAGCGCCATCGTCGACGGCAAGACGGTGAACTTCAGCGCCATCATCAAGGGCAGCGGCATGATCGCGCCCGATATGGCCACCATGCTGGGCTATATCTTCACCGATGCCGCGATTCAGCCCGCCTTCCTGCAAAAGCTGCTCTCGCAGTCTGCCGACGAAACCTTCAACTGCATCACGGTGGATTCCGACACCTCCACCAGCGACACGGTGATGGCCTTCGCCACCGGCAAAGCGGGCAACGACCTGATCGTCGATGAAACCACCCCCGGCGCCGACGCCTTCGCCGCTGCCCTGAAGGACATCTGCCGCCAGCTGTCGCATCTGGTGGTGAAGGATGGCGAAGGCGCGCAGAAGTTCATCGCCGTCACCGTCAGCGGCGCCGTCAGCGATGCCAGCGCCCGCAAGGTGGGCCTCGCCATCGCCAACTCGCCGCTGGTCAAGACCGCCATCGCCGGGCAGGACGCCAATTGGGGCCGCATCGTCATGGCCGTGGGCAAGGCCGGCGAACCCGCCGACCGCGACAAGCTCTCGATCGGCTTCGGCGGCATCTGGGCCGCGAAAGACGGCCAGCCGCTGGCCGATTACGACGAAGCCCCCGTCGCGGCCCATCTGCGCGGCACCGATATCGACATCACCGTCGATCTGGGTCTGGGCGAAGGCACCGCCACCGTGTGGACCTGCGACCTGACGCATGGCTACATCTCGATCAACGCCGATTACCGGAGCTGA
- a CDS encoding PilZ domain-containing protein, whose product MQEAATQAVAQPAPQSGAELRRAPRYTLLVRAAKLVLDGREYLCVLRDASSTGVKVRIFHPLPSYEHIALETGSGERYPMEMMWFKDDHAGFRFFDEIDVQALIEDRRETYPRRQIRLRLERPATIHSGSKSWPILLRDISQQGACIETPERLLLRQLVKVDIPGFPQIYAKVCWRQEPRHGLALETSFTMDELAVNIMKMHEYPLVAAPGGVVPGANVRAVI is encoded by the coding sequence ATGCAGGAGGCAGCGACGCAGGCCGTGGCTCAGCCTGCGCCGCAATCGGGTGCCGAACTGCGCCGCGCCCCGCGTTACACGCTTCTGGTGCGGGCGGCCAAGCTGGTGCTGGATGGGCGCGAATATCTCTGCGTGCTGCGCGATGCTTCCAGCACAGGCGTCAAGGTCCGCATCTTCCACCCTCTGCCCAGCTATGAGCATATTGCGCTCGAAACCGGCAGCGGTGAGCGCTATCCGATGGAAATGATGTGGTTCAAGGATGACCACGCCGGTTTCCGCTTCTTCGATGAGATCGATGTTCAGGCCCTGATCGAGGATCGCCGCGAGACCTATCCGCGCCGCCAGATCCGCCTGCGGCTGGAGCGCCCCGCCACGATCCATTCGGGCAGCAAGAGCTGGCCGATCCTGCTGCGCGATATCTCTCAGCAGGGGGCCTGCATCGAAACGCCTGAGCGTCTGCTGCTGCGTCAGCTGGTGAAGGTGGATATTCCGGGCTTCCCGCAGATTTATGCCAAGGTTTGCTGGCGGCAGGAGCCGCGCCATGGTCTGGCGCTGGAAACCAGCTTCACCATGGATGAGCTGGCGGTCAACATCATGAAGATGCATGAGTATCCGCTGGTCGCCGCGCCGGGCGGGGTGGTTCCCGGGGCGAATGTTCGCGCGGTGATCTAG
- a CDS encoding MFS transporter: protein MSRSSLQILLTVTCTALAYFAVGLPLAVLPGWVHGDLGYSAVIAGIAISMQYVATIVSRRIVGPMADTSGPKVSILVGFACCLASGLATMGASFLPGMPSMALSVVLLGRILLGFGESMLGTGAIAWAIGRVGPEQTARVISWNGIATYGGIALGAPAGTWLYGLGKMNAVGVALLLTGLVGLLFAWPQAASPVIRAQRLPFRAVLMRVMPYGLALALGAIGFGVISAFIALYYASHNWDGAWVALSLFGICFVLARVLFVNSIARHGGLKVSLVFFAIETLGQFLIWGVPHSWAAVAGAGAAGFGFALIFPALGLIVVDLVPPQNRGSAIGAYAMFTDVALCATGPVAGLLASSVSYAAPFLFGAVASLTGALMMVVLLRGEPDDDRRTVAG, encoded by the coding sequence ATGTCCCGTTCTTCGTTGCAAATTCTGCTGACTGTCACCTGCACGGCGCTGGCCTATTTCGCTGTTGGCCTGCCGCTGGCGGTGCTGCCCGGCTGGGTGCATGGCGATCTGGGCTACAGTGCGGTGATCGCGGGCATTGCCATTTCGATGCAATATGTCGCCACCATCGTCAGCCGCCGGATTGTCGGGCCGATGGCGGACACTTCGGGGCCCAAGGTTTCGATCCTGGTCGGTTTTGCCTGCTGCCTCGCCAGCGGACTGGCCACCATGGGCGCCTCTTTCCTGCCGGGCATGCCCAGCATGGCGCTTTCGGTGGTGCTGCTGGGCCGCATCCTGCTGGGTTTTGGCGAGAGCATGCTGGGCACCGGCGCCATTGCCTGGGCCATTGGCCGCGTCGGCCCCGAACAGACCGCGCGCGTCATCTCGTGGAACGGCATCGCCACATATGGCGGCATTGCGCTGGGCGCTCCGGCGGGCACCTGGCTTTATGGTCTGGGCAAGATGAATGCGGTGGGCGTGGCATTGCTGCTCACAGGCCTTGTCGGGCTGCTCTTCGCCTGGCCTCAGGCGGCGAGCCCGGTGATCCGTGCGCAGCGCCTGCCTTTCCGCGCCGTGCTGATGCGCGTGATGCCCTATGGGCTGGCGCTGGCACTGGGCGCCATCGGTTTCGGTGTGATCTCGGCCTTTATCGCGCTTTATTACGCCTCGCACAATTGGGATGGGGCCTGGGTGGCGCTGAGCCTCTTCGGCATCTGCTTCGTGCTGGCCCGCGTGCTGTTTGTGAACAGCATCGCGCGCCATGGCGGGCTGAAGGTGTCGCTGGTGTTCTTCGCCATCGAAACTCTGGGCCAGTTCCTGATCTGGGGCGTGCCGCACAGCTGGGCGGCCGTGGCGGGCGCCGGCGCGGCGGGCTTCGGCTTTGCATTGATCTTCCCGGCGCTGGGGCTGATCGTGGTCGATCTGGTGCCGCCGCAGAACCGCGGCTCGGCGATCGGCGCCTATGCGATGTTCACCGATGTGGCGCTTTGCGCGACCGGGCCGGTGGCGGGGCTGCTGGCCTCCAGCGTCAGCTATGCCGCGCCCTTCCTGTTCGGTGCGGTGGCCTCGCTGACGGGCGCGCTGATGATGGTCGTGCTGCTGCGTGGCGAGCCTGATGATGACCGCCGCACGGTAGCGGGCTGA
- a CDS encoding phosphoribosyltransferase — protein sequence MTDSAAPELFHLPYDEFLADVRKVAGQVAADPWQPDYVVGIGRGGLVPAVYISHQLNTPMLSIDHSSKVPGFAEELLRKVAMRSASGVKLLFVDDINDSGRTIHTIRRILTDHGGNADNWRFAVGINNASSQVKVDFWARDIDRTTDKRWFVFPWEAVGQTSTIEAEARSVPERLA from the coding sequence ATGACCGACAGCGCCGCCCCGGAGCTTTTCCATCTGCCCTATGATGAATTTCTGGCCGATGTGCGCAAGGTGGCAGGACAGGTTGCCGCCGACCCCTGGCAGCCCGACTATGTGGTGGGCATCGGGCGCGGCGGTCTGGTGCCGGCGGTCTACATTTCGCATCAGCTGAACACGCCGATGCTCTCGATCGACCATTCCTCTAAGGTGCCCGGTTTTGCCGAGGAACTGCTGCGCAAGGTGGCGATGCGTAGCGCCTCGGGCGTGAAGCTGCTCTTCGTGGACGACATCAACGACAGCGGGCGGACCATCCACACCATCCGCCGCATCCTGACCGACCATGGCGGCAATGCCGACAACTGGCGCTTTGCCGTGGGCATCAACAATGCCAGCTCGCAGGTGAAGGTGGATTTCTGGGCGCGCGACATCGATCGCACGACTGACAAGCGCTGGTTCGTCTTCCCTTGGGAGGCCGTCGGCCAGACCAGCACCATCGAGGCTGAAGCCCGCAGCGTGCCGGAACGCCTCGCTTAA
- a CDS encoding TonB family protein: MIGMAMLLATSAAAPASAAVSGFPEPAVHATPLGDPANWVRPEDYPAAPLAADKEGVTGFALDIDSAGRVDQCTVWLSSGSQELDQATCRLIMERALFSPAKDAQGQAMPGRYRSRIKWVIPKKPLPQAGLLRVVYVLQPDGSLTDCSWEAEGGFQENMAKAKVQPKECPTDQTFSDVYTDEQGRPVARRVVNTTRIEVLPLEEASASPEKAVGQAKPVSGRER; encoded by the coding sequence ATGATTGGAATGGCGATGCTGTTGGCGACGAGCGCTGCTGCGCCAGCGTCGGCGGCTGTATCAGGCTTCCCGGAGCCAGCGGTCCATGCGACGCCTTTGGGCGATCCTGCAAACTGGGTCAGGCCCGAAGACTATCCCGCTGCGCCCTTGGCTGCCGACAAGGAGGGGGTGACCGGCTTTGCGCTCGACATCGACAGCGCGGGCCGTGTCGATCAGTGCACGGTATGGCTCAGCAGCGGTTCGCAGGAACTCGATCAGGCCACATGCCGGCTCATTATGGAAAGGGCGTTGTTCAGCCCTGCCAAGGATGCGCAGGGGCAGGCGATGCCGGGGCGTTATCGCAGCCGGATCAAGTGGGTCATTCCCAAGAAGCCACTGCCGCAGGCTGGGTTGTTGCGCGTGGTCTATGTCCTTCAGCCTGATGGTTCGCTGACTGATTGCAGCTGGGAGGCCGAGGGAGGCTTTCAGGAGAACATGGCCAAGGCCAAGGTCCAACCGAAGGAATGCCCTACCGATCAGACTTTTTCTGATGTTTATACCGATGAGCAGGGCAGGCCGGTCGCACGCAGGGTGGTGAACACCACGCGGATCGAAGTGCTGCCGCTGGAAGAGGCATCCGCCTCGCCTGAGAAAGCTGTCGGGCAAGCCAAGCCAGTCTCTGGACGCGAGCGATAA
- a CDS encoding AbrB family transcriptional regulator, translated as MKAQDRSGWPAGLRWAVLIALSLLVAGALDLAGIPAALLLGPMAAGVLLAMRGQAVRIARPVFFLAQGAVGVMIAGNLPLSLFPEISARWPLFLLSTLSTLAMAAGLGWLLARSSLLPGTTAIWGSSPGAATAMTLMSESYGADMRLVAFMQYLRVACCAGLAAVMARIFGAPVGAHGGAVNAGLEAFLSPAFAATLAIVAGGSLLGVKAKVPAGAMLVPMVLGIALKLTGMVQLAMPMPFLALSYAVIGWGIGNRFTPEVVSYAARAFPRVLASILALIALCGGTAAVLVHVAGVDPLTAYLATSPGGADSVSIIATATKVDVPFVIAMQVARFFLVILTGPMLARLLSRKHSETGPA; from the coding sequence ATGAAGGCACAAGACAGGTCCGGCTGGCCGGCAGGGCTGCGCTGGGCGGTGTTGATCGCGCTTTCGCTGCTTGTGGCGGGGGCGCTCGATCTGGCGGGCATTCCGGCGGCGCTGCTGCTGGGCCCGATGGCGGCGGGCGTGCTGCTGGCGATGCGCGGGCAGGCGGTGCGGATCGCCCGCCCGGTGTTCTTTCTGGCGCAGGGCGCGGTGGGGGTGATGATCGCGGGCAATCTGCCGCTGTCGCTCTTCCCTGAAATCTCCGCGCGCTGGCCGCTGTTTCTGCTCAGCACACTCTCCACTTTGGCCATGGCGGCGGGGCTCGGCTGGCTGCTGGCGCGCTCCAGCCTGCTGCCGGGCACGACCGCGATCTGGGGTTCCTCGCCGGGCGCCGCCACGGCGATGACGCTGATGTCGGAAAGCTATGGGGCCGACATGCGGCTGGTGGCCTTCATGCAATATCTGCGCGTGGCCTGCTGCGCGGGGCTGGCAGCGGTGATGGCGCGGATCTTTGGCGCTCCGGTGGGCGCGCATGGCGGCGCGGTGAATGCCGGGCTCGAAGCTTTCCTCAGCCCTGCCTTTGCCGCCACGCTGGCGATTGTGGCGGGCGGCAGCCTGCTGGGGGTCAAGGCGAAAGTCCCGGCCGGGGCGATGCTGGTGCCGATGGTGCTGGGGATCGCCCTGAAACTCACCGGAATGGTCCAGCTTGCGATGCCGATGCCTTTTCTGGCGCTGAGCTATGCGGTGATCGGCTGGGGCATCGGCAATCGCTTCACGCCCGAGGTGGTGAGCTATGCCGCGCGCGCCTTTCCCCGCGTGCTGGCCTCGATCCTGGCGCTGATCGCGCTGTGCGGTGGCACGGCAGCCGTGCTGGTGCATGTCGCCGGCGTGGACCCGCTGACCGCCTATCTGGCGACCAGTCCGGGCGGCGCGGATTCGGTCTCGATCATCGCCACGGCCACGAAGGTGGATGTGCCTTTCGTGATTGCCATGCAAGTGGCGCGCTTCTTTCTGGTGATCCTGACGGGGCCGATGCTGGCCCGCCTGCTCTCACGCAAGCACAGCGAAACGGGGCCAGCCTGA
- the treY gene encoding malto-oligosyltrehalose synthase codes for MTASAIPRATYRLQLHGGFTFTDARNIVPYLAALGVSHLYASPITMAAPGSLHGYDVTDPRRINPELGGEEGLMDLVEALRANHMGLIVDIVPNHMGVAGDSNAFWRDVLARGQASPHARLFDIDWDQPIALPVLDGSLEESIASGTVRLVDQGEGKGLQVGGGAIYPARDDDPGLRTISPDDHAAVAELARRQHYRLIDWRTANDRLNWRRFFAINDLAGVRVEDEAVFAFTHQLFLDLFARGLIDGVRVDHVDGLADPTAYCRHLRQALVKAGDGREPYIVVEKILATEEQLPPEWPVQGTTGYDFMREVSALLHDAAGMTQLSMLWARSSGRPADFAQEALQGRRDMLSWQFEGQLNACLDSLEELAATTGKAPTRGMLRRAVTGLLHAFPIYRTYGTGEASLPGDALWRQAARKAMAVPPGEGRVADLILRWLAGDGPGDAALKTEAVRLFQQLSAPIAAKGVEDTAFYRYGALLSANDVGFDPAKPALSVEAFHQAMTKRACHHPHAMLALATHDHKRGADARARLSVLSTIPGIWEETLQRWIALAAPFAEGIDPGDLHMLLQALIGAWEGALDEALLHRLHGWQRKALREARLRSSWEAPDESYEVRCHDLASALFGNQPFLADARQFLDALAAPALAASLGQTALHHLVPGVPDIYQGGELGDFSMVDPDNRRPVDFARRTALLADPEGDPKLDLIAQLLSLRRHGKALALGDYQPLAVTGRRAEHVVAFLRRHGDEALCCAVAIRLGKPLFGGTIAYPAPDWWEDTAIHHQGNAWLARDLFGGQVWSVTPA; via the coding sequence ATGACCGCTTCTGCCATCCCCCGCGCCACCTATCGCCTGCAACTGCATGGCGGCTTCACCTTCACCGATGCCCGCAACATCGTGCCCTATCTGGCCGCGCTGGGGGTGAGCCATCTCTACGCTTCGCCGATCACCATGGCCGCGCCGGGATCGCTCCACGGCTATGATGTGACCGACCCACGCCGGATCAACCCCGAGCTGGGCGGCGAGGAAGGGCTGATGGATCTGGTGGAAGCCCTGCGCGCCAATCACATGGGGCTGATCGTGGATATCGTGCCCAATCATATGGGCGTGGCGGGCGACAGCAACGCCTTTTGGCGCGATGTGCTGGCCAGGGGGCAGGCCAGCCCGCATGCCAGACTGTTCGATATCGACTGGGATCAGCCCATCGCCCTGCCGGTGCTGGATGGCTCTCTTGAAGAGAGCATCGCCTCGGGCACGGTCAGGCTGGTGGATCAGGGCGAAGGCAAGGGCCTGCAGGTCGGTGGCGGCGCGATCTATCCGGCAAGGGATGACGATCCCGGCCTGCGCACCATCTCTCCGGACGATCACGCCGCGGTGGCAGAACTGGCCCGACGCCAGCACTATCGCCTGATCGACTGGCGCACAGCCAACGACAGGCTGAACTGGCGCCGCTTCTTCGCCATCAACGATCTGGCCGGGGTGCGGGTGGAGGATGAGGCCGTCTTCGCCTTCACCCACCAGCTGTTCCTCGATCTTTTCGCACGCGGATTGATCGATGGCGTGCGGGTCGATCATGTCGATGGGCTGGCCGATCCCACCGCCTATTGCCGCCATCTGCGTCAGGCCCTGGTCAAGGCAGGCGATGGCCGCGAGCCCTATATTGTGGTCGAAAAGATCCTCGCCACCGAAGAACAGCTGCCGCCCGAATGGCCGGTGCAAGGCACCACCGGCTATGATTTTATGCGTGAGGTCAGCGCCTTGCTGCATGATGCTGCGGGCATGACTCAGCTCTCCATGCTCTGGGCGCGGAGCAGCGGGCGCCCGGCGGATTTCGCGCAGGAAGCGCTGCAGGGTCGCCGCGATATGCTGTCATGGCAGTTCGAGGGGCAGTTGAACGCCTGCCTCGACAGTCTGGAAGAACTGGCGGCAACCACCGGCAAGGCACCCACGCGCGGCATGCTGCGCCGGGCCGTCACAGGCCTGCTCCATGCCTTTCCCATCTATCGCACCTATGGCACCGGCGAGGCCTCCCTGCCCGGCGATGCCCTATGGCGACAGGCCGCACGCAAGGCGATGGCCGTGCCCCCCGGCGAAGGCCGGGTGGCCGATCTGATCCTGCGCTGGCTGGCCGGAGACGGCCCTGGCGATGCGGCCCTGAAAACCGAGGCCGTCCGCCTCTTCCAGCAATTGAGCGCCCCCATCGCCGCCAAGGGCGTGGAGGACACCGCCTTCTACCGTTACGGCGCGCTGCTATCGGCCAATGATGTCGGCTTCGATCCCGCCAAACCCGCCCTGTCGGTCGAGGCGTTCCATCAGGCCATGACCAAACGCGCCTGCCATCACCCTCACGCCATGCTCGCCCTTGCCACGCATGACCACAAGCGCGGCGCGGATGCGCGGGCGCGGCTGTCGGTGCTCAGCACCATTCCCGGGATCTGGGAGGAGACGCTGCAGCGCTGGATCGCTCTGGCCGCGCCCTTTGCTGAAGGCATCGATCCGGGCGATCTCCACATGCTGCTTCAAGCGCTGATCGGGGCATGGGAGGGCGCGCTGGACGAAGCGCTGCTCCACCGCCTGCACGGCTGGCAACGCAAAGCCCTGCGCGAGGCACGTCTGCGCTCCTCATGGGAAGCGCCCGATGAGAGCTATGAGGTGCGCTGCCACGATCTGGCCTCGGCCCTTTTCGGCAATCAGCCATTCCTTGCGGATGCCCGGCAGTTTCTGGACGCTCTGGCGGCTCCAGCGCTGGCGGCCAGCCTCGGCCAGACGGCCCTGCATCATCTGGTCCCCGGCGTGCCGGACATCTATCAGGGCGGCGAGTTGGGCGATTTCAGCATGGTCGATCCCGACAACCGCCGCCCGGTCGATTTCGCCCGGCGCACCGCGCTGCTGGCCGATCCCGAAGGCGATCCGAAACTCGATCTGATCGCGCAGCTGTTAAGCCTGCGCCGCCATGGGAAGGCTCTGGCGCTCGGCGACTATCAGCCGCTGGCGGTCACCGGGCGCCGCGCGGAGCATGTGGTGGCCTTCCTGCGCCGCCATGGAGATGAGGCTTTGTGCTGCGCCGTCGCCATCAGGCTTGGCAAGCCGCTGTTTGGCGGCACCATCGCCTATCCCGCGCCCGACTGGTGGGAGGACACCGCCATCCACCATCAGGGCAACGCCTGGCTGGCGCGCGATCTCTTCGGCGGTCAAGTGTGGAGCGTGACGCCCGCCTGA
- the secA gene encoding preprotein translocase subunit SecA, translating to MFQALAKSLFGSSNDRYVKSLDKTVQKIAAFESAVQQLTDEELRGQTDRFRAMLEEGKTLDDILPEAFATVREASTRCMGMRHFDVQMIGGMVLHRGEIAEMRTGEGKTLVATLAVYLNALEGKGVHVVTVNDYLAKRDAETMGVLYNFLGLTVGTIVPNLDEVERRAAYNCDITYATNNELGFDYLRDNMKHSRDQMVHRAFNYAIVDEVDSILIDEARTPLIISGPTDDKSDLYLAVDAIVKHLTPDDYEADEKTKNITFTEDGIERAERLLEEAGLLEGSNLYDIENTQVVHHLDQALKGNVMFKRDIDYIVKDGKVIIIDEFTGRMMDGRRWSNGLHQAVEAKEGVRIEPENQTMASITFQNYFRMYPKLSGMTGTAATEAPEFFDIYKMNVVTIPTNVPVQRIDEEDEFYKNTNDKFAAIAKLIREKNEIGQPVLVGTVSIEKSELLSEFLHKEGVKHNVLNARFHEMEAHIVAQAGSLGAVTIATNMAGRGTDIKLGGNLEFRIEDELGELPEGPEREARIATIKAEIDAEKEQVLAAGGLCVIGTERHESRRIDNQLRGRSGRQGDPGLSKFYLCLEDDLLRIFGPDTMFSRMMNSNLADGEAIGSKWLSKAIEQAQKKVEARNYDIRKQVVEYDDVMNDQRKVIYEQRADIMDAEALDDVVLDMRHETVNALVANACPHGSYPEQWNLEGLREQAFATLGLELPLDAWMEEDGIEPQTIEERVQTLVDEKMAAKVAANDPAIWQQVEKSVLLERLDHYWKEHLATLDALRQVVFLRAYAQKTPINEYKQEAFGLFERMLDTIREDVTRILCTAEIQFGQPSAPELPQLPDFLTNLDDLGADGFGGVSPAPAGSPFSADSLLASGFGSGVAAGSLTAGGAAGQGGDPYAHMGLNRNALCPCGSGQKYKHCHGAVV from the coding sequence ATGTTTCAGGCCCTTGCCAAGTCTCTCTTCGGCTCGTCCAACGACCGTTATGTGAAGTCGCTCGACAAGACGGTGCAGAAGATCGCGGCCTTCGAAAGCGCCGTCCAGCAGCTGACCGACGAGGAACTGCGCGGCCAGACTGACCGCTTCCGCGCCATGCTGGAAGAGGGCAAGACGCTCGACGATATCCTGCCCGAAGCCTTCGCCACCGTGCGCGAGGCCTCGACCCGCTGCATGGGCATGCGCCATTTCGATGTGCAGATGATCGGCGGCATGGTGCTCCATCGCGGCGAGATCGCCGAAATGCGCACCGGTGAGGGCAAGACGCTGGTCGCCACTTTGGCGGTTTACCTGAACGCGCTTGAGGGCAAGGGCGTCCATGTCGTCACCGTCAATGACTATCTGGCCAAGCGCGACGCCGAGACCATGGGCGTGCTCTACAACTTCCTGGGCCTGACCGTGGGCACGATTGTCCCGAATCTGGACGAGGTGGAGCGCCGCGCGGCCTACAATTGCGACATCACCTACGCCACCAACAATGAACTCGGCTTCGACTATCTGCGCGACAATATGAAGCATTCGCGCGACCAGATGGTCCACCGCGCCTTCAACTACGCCATCGTCGATGAAGTCGATTCGATCCTGATCGACGAGGCGCGCACCCCGCTCATCATCTCCGGCCCCACCGACGACAAGAGCGACCTTTATCTGGCCGTCGATGCCATCGTGAAGCATCTGACGCCCGATGATTACGAGGCTGACGAAAAGACCAAGAACATCACCTTCACCGAGGACGGTATTGAGCGCGCCGAGCGTCTGCTGGAAGAGGCCGGTCTGCTGGAAGGCAGCAACCTCTATGACATCGAGAACACGCAGGTGGTCCATCATCTGGATCAGGCCCTGAAGGGCAATGTGATGTTCAAGCGCGACATCGACTACATTGTGAAGGACGGCAAGGTCATCATCATCGATGAGTTCACCGGCCGCATGATGGATGGTCGCCGCTGGTCCAACGGTCTGCATCAGGCGGTGGAGGCCAAGGAAGGCGTCCGCATCGAGCCTGAGAACCAGACGATGGCCTCGATCACCTTCCAGAACTATTTCCGCATGTATCCCAAGCTGTCGGGCATGACGGGTACAGCCGCCACCGAGGCGCCCGAGTTCTTCGACATCTACAAGATGAATGTGGTGACCATCCCCACCAACGTGCCGGTGCAGCGCATCGACGAGGAGGATGAGTTCTACAAGAACACCAATGACAAATTCGCCGCCATCGCCAAGCTGATCCGCGAGAAGAACGAGATCGGCCAGCCGGTGCTGGTGGGCACGGTCTCGATCGAGAAGTCGGAGCTGCTCAGCGAATTCCTGCATAAGGAAGGTGTGAAGCACAATGTGCTCAACGCCCGTTTCCACGAGATGGAAGCCCATATCGTTGCGCAGGCGGGCAGCCTTGGCGCGGTGACCATCGCCACCAACATGGCCGGTCGTGGTACGGACATCAAGCTGGGCGGCAACCTTGAGTTCCGCATCGAGGACGAGCTGGGCGAACTGCCCGAGGGCCCCGAGCGCGAGGCGCGCATCGCCACCATCAAGGCCGAGATCGACGCCGAGAAGGAGCAGGTGCTGGCCGCCGGCGGTCTCTGCGTGATCGGCACCGAGCGCCATGAAAGCCGCCGCATCGACAACCAGCTGCGCGGTCGTTCGGGCCGTCAGGGTGACCCGGGCCTGTCGAAGTTCTACCTCTGCCTTGAGGACGATCTGCTGCGCATCTTCGGCCCGGACACGATGTTCTCGCGCATGATGAACAGCAATCTGGCCGATGGCGAGGCGATCGGCTCCAAGTGGCTGTCCAAGGCCATCGAGCAGGCGCAGAAGAAGGTCGAGGCGCGCAACTACGACATCCGCAAGCAGGTCGTGGAATATGACGACGTCATGAACGACCAGCGCAAGGTCATCTACGAACAGCGCGCCGATATCATGGATGCCGAGGCGCTGGACGATGTGGTGCTGGATATGCGCCATGAGACGGTCAACGCGCTGGTCGCCAATGCCTGCCCGCATGGCTCCTACCCCGAGCAGTGGAACCTTGAGGGGCTGCGCGAGCAGGCCTTCGCCACGCTGGGTCTGGAACTGCCTCTGGACGCCTGGATGGAAGAGGACGGCATCGAGCCCCAGACCATCGAGGAGCGCGTGCAGACGCTGGTCGATGAGAAGATGGCCGCCAAGGTTGCCGCCAATGATCCCGCCATCTGGCAGCAGGTGGAAAAGAGCGTGCTGCTGGAGCGTCTCGACCATTACTGGAAGGAGCATCTGGCCACGCTCGACGCGCTGCGTCAGGTGGTGTTCCTGCGTGCCTATGCCCAGAAGACGCCGATCAACGAGTACAAGCAGGAAGCTTTCGGTCTGTTCGAGCGCATGCTCGACACCATCCGCGAGGATGTGACGCGTATCCTCTGCACCGCAGAGATCCAGTTCGGCCAACCTTCCGCGCCCGAACTGCCGCAGCTGCCCGATTTCCTGACCAATCTGGATGATTTGGGCGCCGATGGCTTCGGCGGCGTGAGCCCGGCGCCTGCCGGTTCGCCCTTCTCCGCTGATAGTTTGCTGGCCAGCGGCTTTGGCAGCGGCGTGGCGGCGGGTTCGCTGACGGCTGGCGGGGCAGCCGGGCAGGGGGGCGATCCCTATGCGCATATGGGTCTCAACCGTAATGCGCTGTGCCCTTGCGGCTCGGGCCAGAAGTACAAGCACTGCCACGGCGCGGTGGTCTGA